The sequence CCGTCAAGATCCGGGTCGCCGCCGACATCCGGACCCGGGTCGCCGGCTTGAGGCTTACGGCCCGCACCCTGGGCCTTTTTCTCGGCGGCCTTTTGACGCAGGCCGACGAAAGCCTGCGCATCGCCGAGGTGAGCTACCGGCAGGGGGAGCTCTCTCTTCTCGATTATCTCGATTCGCGACGGACGCATCTCTCCATCCTCCGCGACTACGAGGAGGCTCTGCTCCAGTGGCAGGCCGACAAAGCCGGGCTTGAAAAAACCCTGGGAATCCGCACGGCACGAGGAGAAACCCGACCATGAAAAACATGAAAAGCATATGGATACTCGCCGCAGCGCTGAGTCTGGCCGGCTGCGGTCCGGGCGAACGCCGGGCCGCCGCTCCGGCCGGCGATCCCGCCCATGAGGAGGCGAAGCACGACCACATTCACGTCGATGTCCCGCTCGAAAAACAGAAGGAATGGGGAATCGAAATCGGCGTTGCCTCCGAGATGACAATCCCCGTCGCGGTCCGCATGACCGGAACGGTCGGGCTGGATCTCAACCGCACCGCCCAGGTGTCCTCGCTCGCCGCCGGAACGATCGTCTCCGTCGCGACCGACCTGGGCCGCGACGTCCGCAGGGGCCAGACCCTGGCCGTCGTCAATTCCCCCGAATTCGCCCGCGACCGCTCGGACTTTCTGCGGGCCCGGGCCCGGTTCAACCTGGCCCGGCTCGAGGTCGAGCGGGCCCGCCTGCTTGTCGCCGACAACGCCATTGAGCAGAGGGAGTTTCTGCGGCGAGAGGCGGAATTCGAGGATGCGGCCACGGAATTCGGCGTCCTGGGTTCGAAGCTCCATTCCTACGGCCTGGAACATAAGGACATAGAAGCCTGGCTCAAGGAGTGCGACGACCTGGACCGCGACGACTGGCTCTGCGAACTCGTCGATCCCAACCTGTCCGTCACATCCCCCGTTGCCGGTCGCGTCATTTTTCGCGACGCCGTCGTCGGCGAGCGGATCGGACCCGATAAGGTTTTATTTACGGTCTCCGATCTCCGGATGCTCTGGGTCCTTCTTGACGCCTACGAAACCGACCTGCGCCATCTGCAACCCGGCGCCCGGGTTGCCGTCCGGTCGGCGGTTTTCCCCGGCCGGGAATTCGCCGGCGTCGTCCGCATCGTCGCCGACGTCATCGACGAAAAGCTCAGGACGGCCAAGGTGCGGGCCGAGGTCGTGAACAACGAGGGCCTCCTCCGGCCCAACATGTATGTCCAGGGCGAAGTCGACGTGGAGGGCGGGGAGAGAGTCACGGCCGTGCCCTCGGAGGCCGTCCAGAATCTGGACGGCGAAAGGGTCGTATTCGTCGCCGAAAACGACGTCACGTTCGCGGTCCGGCACGTCGAGGCCGGCGAGTCGGGAGGCGGCTGGACCGAAATCCGCAAGGGC comes from Acidobacteriota bacterium and encodes:
- a CDS encoding efflux RND transporter periplasmic adaptor subunit, whose product is MKNMKSIWILAAALSLAGCGPGERRAAAPAGDPAHEEAKHDHIHVDVPLEKQKEWGIEIGVASEMTIPVAVRMTGTVGLDLNRTAQVSSLAAGTIVSVATDLGRDVRRGQTLAVVNSPEFARDRSDFLRARARFNLARLEVERARLLVADNAIEQREFLRREAEFEDAATEFGVLGSKLHSYGLEHKDIEAWLKECDDLDRDDWLCELVDPNLSVTSPVAGRVIFRDAVVGERIGPDKVLFTVSDLRMLWVLLDAYETDLRHLQPGARVAVRSAVFPGREFAGVVRIVADVIDEKLRTAKVRAEVVNNEGLLRPNMYVQGEVDVEGGERVTAVPSEAVQNLDGERVVFVAENDVTFAVRHVEAGESGGGWTEIRKGLKPGTRIAVRGAFALKTEAAKASFAEHGHVH